In one Maniola hyperantus chromosome 6, iAphHyp1.2, whole genome shotgun sequence genomic region, the following are encoded:
- the Drp1 gene encoding dynamin-1-like protein isoform X4, which yields MEALIPVINKLQDVFNTVGADAIQLPQIVVLGTQSSGKSSVIESLVGRSFLPRGPGIVTRRPLILQLVYSPKDSKEHRSAEEVYRNQETGSVSWNPLVQLLPKGTVSLEEWAKFLHTKERIYSNFDEIRQEIERETDRMAGSNKGISPEAINLKIFSTRVVNLTLVDLPGITKVPIGDQPEDIENQIRNLIIKYIANPNSIILAVTAANTDMATSEAIKMAKEVDPDGRRTLAVVTKLDLMDAGTDAIDILCGRVIPVKLGIIGVVNRSQQDIIDRKTITDALKDEATYLQRKYPTIASRNGTPYLAKTLNRLLMHHIRDCLPELKVRVNVMISQFQSLLNSYGEDVSDTSQTLLQIITKFASAYCSTIEGTSRNIETTELCGGARICYIFHETFGRTLDSIHPLVGLTRMDILTAIRNATGPRPALFVPEVSFELLVKRQIRRLEDPSLRCVELVHEEMQRIVQHCGTEVQQEMQRFPRLHQRIVDVVTLLLRTRLPATNSMVENLVAIELAYINTKHPDFRSEAALVSALLKSDGLVDDHGSMYRQKNPRPTSTPVSTVLRHVPAITDGQDKSPPHANHDYPGTPQVNGSPENKAMTPQKPVNLLPEVPSQTSRKLSDKELHDCDVIGGRSDTTNQNSNTKTTENIRMMHLSNMGDLVERLIKSYFYIVRKSIKDTVPKAVMHFLVNYVKDNLQSELVTHLYKSDQADNLLNESEHIAHRRKEAADMLKALQRAGQIISEIRETHMW from the exons atGGAAGCACTTATTCCAGTTATTAACAAGCTTCAAGACGTTTTCAACACCGTAGGAGCTGATGCCATCCAATTACCTCAAATTGTTGTACTGGGGACTCAG AGTTCAGGCAAAAGTTCAGTAATAGAGAGCCTTGTTGGGCGTTCCTTCTTACCTCGGGGTCCAGGCATTGTTACACGCCGTCCACTCATCCTGCAACTGGTGTACAGTCCAAAAGACAGCAAAGAACATCGCTCAGCAGAAGAAG TATATAGAAACCAGGAAACAGGAAGTGTATCATGGAATCCATTAGTCCAACTTTTACCCAAAG GAACTGTAAGTTTGGAAGAATGGGCCAAATTTCTGCATACAAAGGAAAGGATCTATTCGAATTTCGACGAAATTCGGCAAGAGATAGAGAGGGAGACGGACCGTATGGCCGGCAGCAACAAGGGAATAAGCCCAGAAGCAATCAATCTCAAGATTTTTTCTACCAGGGTTGTCAATTTGACACTTGTAGACCTGCCTGGAATTACAAAG GTGCCTATAGGAGATCAACCAGAAGACATAGAGAACCAAATTAGGAATCTTATAATCAAATATATTGCCAACCCTAATTCAATAATACTGGCAGTCACTGCGGCTAACACAGACATGGCCACCAGTGAAGCCATCAAAATGGCCAAGGAGGTTGATCCTGATGGAAGGAGAACATTGGCTGTGGTTACCAAGCTTGATCTCATGGATgctg gaACTGATGCAATCGACATTCTGTGTGGACGCGTGATCCCGGTCAAACTGGGAATCATTGGCGTCGTAAATCGGTCGCAGCAAGACATCATAGACAGAAAAACTATCACG GATGCCCTCAAAGATGAAGCTACGTACCTCCAAAGGAAGTATCCAACGATAGCGTCACGTAACGGCACACCTTACTTGGCGAAGACCCTAAACCGGCTTTTAATGCACCATATAAGGGACTGTCTGCCGGAACTAAAG GTGCGCGTCAACGTAATGATATCACAGTTCCAATCATTACTCAATTCGTACGGCGAAGACGTATCGGACACGTCTCAGACGCTGCTACAAATCATCACGAAGTTCGCCAGCGCGTACTGCTCCACCATAGAAGGCACGTCGAGGAATATTGAAACCACAGAGTTGTGTGGCGGCGCTAGAATATGCTACATATTCCACGAAACCTTCGGACGGACATTGGACTCTATACATCCTTTAGTAG GTTTGACGCGCATGGATATTCTGACTGCAATAAGAAACGCGACCGGCCCAAGACCGGCGCTATTTGTTCCCGAGGTTTCATTTGAGCTGTTGGTCAAACGGCAGATCAGAAGACTGGAGGATCCTTCCTTACGCTGTGTGGAGCTG GTTCACGAGGAGATGCAGCGCATCGTGCAGCACTGCGGCACGGAGGTGCAGCAGGAGATGCAGCGCTTCCCGCGCCTGCACCAGCGCATCGTGGACGTGGTCACGTTGCTGCTGCGCACGCGCCTGCCCGCCACTAACTCCATG gtTGAAAACCTAGTAGCCATCGAGCTAGCGTACATAAACACGAAACATCCGGACTTCCGGAGCGAAGCTGCTTTGGTCTCCGCCCTCCTGAAGAGCGACGGTCTGGTCGACGACCACGGTTCGATGTACCGCCAGAAGAACCCACGCCCCACTTCCACTCCGGTATCCACCGTTCTAAGA CACGTGCCGGCCATCACGGACGGGCAGGACAAGTCGCCACCGCATGCCAACCACGACTACCCTGGTACACCACAG GTGAATGGCAGTCCGGAAAACAAAGCAATGACGCCACAGAAGCCGGTCAACTTGCTGCCCGAGGTGCCGAGCCAGACCTCCCGCAAGCTCTCCGACAAAGAACTACACGACTGCGATGTTATTG GTGGACGGAGCGACACAACAAACCAAAATTCTAACACAAAGACCACAGAAAACATCCGCATGATGCATTTGAGCAATATGGGTGACTTAGTGG AGCGGCTGATAAAGTCGTACTTCTACATAGTACGCAAGTCGATCAAGGACACGGTACCGAAGGCTGTGATGCACTTCCTCGTGAACTACGTGAAGGACAACCTGCAGTCCGAGCTCGTCACACACCTCTACAAGTCGGACCAGGCCGACAATCTGCTCAACGAGTCCGAACACATCGCGCATCGGAGGAAGGAAGCGGCCGATATGCTCAAG GCTCTGCAGCGCGCCGGTCAAATCATAAGCGAAATCCGCGAAACCCACATGTGGTGA
- the Drp1 gene encoding dynamin-1-like protein isoform X8, translated as MEALIPVINKLQDVFNTVGADAIQLPQIVVLGTQSSGKSSVIESLVGRSFLPRGPGIVTRRPLILQLVYSPKDSKEHRSAEEGTVSLEEWAKFLHTKERIYSNFDEIRQEIERETDRMAGSNKGISPEAINLKIFSTRVVNLTLVDLPGITKVPIGDQPEDIENQIRNLIIKYIANPNSIILAVTAANTDMATSEAIKMAKEVDPDGRRTLAVVTKLDLMDAGTDAIDILCGRVIPVKLGIIGVVNRSQQDIIDRKTITDALKDEATYLQRKYPTIASRNGTPYLAKTLNRLLMHHIRDCLPELKVRVNVMISQFQSLLNSYGEDVSDTSQTLLQIITKFASAYCSTIEGTSRNIETTELCGGARICYIFHETFGRTLDSIHPLVGLTRMDILTAIRNATGPRPALFVPEVSFELLVKRQIRRLEDPSLRCVELVHEEMQRIVQHCGTEVQQEMQRFPRLHQRIVDVVTLLLRTRLPATNSMVENLVAIELAYINTKHPDFRSEAALVSALLKSDGLVDDHGSMYRQKNPRPTSTPVSTVLRHVPAITDGQDKSPPHANHDYPGTPQVNGSPENKAMTPQKPVNLLPEVPSQTSRKLSDKELHDCDVIGGRSDTTNQNSNTKTTENIRMMHLSNMGDLVERLIKSYFYIVRKSIKDTVPKAVMHFLVNYVKDNLQSELVTHLYKSDQADNLLNESEHIAHRRKEAADMLKALQRAGQIISEIRETHMW; from the exons atGGAAGCACTTATTCCAGTTATTAACAAGCTTCAAGACGTTTTCAACACCGTAGGAGCTGATGCCATCCAATTACCTCAAATTGTTGTACTGGGGACTCAG AGTTCAGGCAAAAGTTCAGTAATAGAGAGCCTTGTTGGGCGTTCCTTCTTACCTCGGGGTCCAGGCATTGTTACACGCCGTCCACTCATCCTGCAACTGGTGTACAGTCCAAAAGACAGCAAAGAACATCGCTCAGCAGAAGAAG GAACTGTAAGTTTGGAAGAATGGGCCAAATTTCTGCATACAAAGGAAAGGATCTATTCGAATTTCGACGAAATTCGGCAAGAGATAGAGAGGGAGACGGACCGTATGGCCGGCAGCAACAAGGGAATAAGCCCAGAAGCAATCAATCTCAAGATTTTTTCTACCAGGGTTGTCAATTTGACACTTGTAGACCTGCCTGGAATTACAAAG GTGCCTATAGGAGATCAACCAGAAGACATAGAGAACCAAATTAGGAATCTTATAATCAAATATATTGCCAACCCTAATTCAATAATACTGGCAGTCACTGCGGCTAACACAGACATGGCCACCAGTGAAGCCATCAAAATGGCCAAGGAGGTTGATCCTGATGGAAGGAGAACATTGGCTGTGGTTACCAAGCTTGATCTCATGGATgctg gaACTGATGCAATCGACATTCTGTGTGGACGCGTGATCCCGGTCAAACTGGGAATCATTGGCGTCGTAAATCGGTCGCAGCAAGACATCATAGACAGAAAAACTATCACG GATGCCCTCAAAGATGAAGCTACGTACCTCCAAAGGAAGTATCCAACGATAGCGTCACGTAACGGCACACCTTACTTGGCGAAGACCCTAAACCGGCTTTTAATGCACCATATAAGGGACTGTCTGCCGGAACTAAAG GTGCGCGTCAACGTAATGATATCACAGTTCCAATCATTACTCAATTCGTACGGCGAAGACGTATCGGACACGTCTCAGACGCTGCTACAAATCATCACGAAGTTCGCCAGCGCGTACTGCTCCACCATAGAAGGCACGTCGAGGAATATTGAAACCACAGAGTTGTGTGGCGGCGCTAGAATATGCTACATATTCCACGAAACCTTCGGACGGACATTGGACTCTATACATCCTTTAGTAG GTTTGACGCGCATGGATATTCTGACTGCAATAAGAAACGCGACCGGCCCAAGACCGGCGCTATTTGTTCCCGAGGTTTCATTTGAGCTGTTGGTCAAACGGCAGATCAGAAGACTGGAGGATCCTTCCTTACGCTGTGTGGAGCTG GTTCACGAGGAGATGCAGCGCATCGTGCAGCACTGCGGCACGGAGGTGCAGCAGGAGATGCAGCGCTTCCCGCGCCTGCACCAGCGCATCGTGGACGTGGTCACGTTGCTGCTGCGCACGCGCCTGCCCGCCACTAACTCCATG gtTGAAAACCTAGTAGCCATCGAGCTAGCGTACATAAACACGAAACATCCGGACTTCCGGAGCGAAGCTGCTTTGGTCTCCGCCCTCCTGAAGAGCGACGGTCTGGTCGACGACCACGGTTCGATGTACCGCCAGAAGAACCCACGCCCCACTTCCACTCCGGTATCCACCGTTCTAAGA CACGTGCCGGCCATCACGGACGGGCAGGACAAGTCGCCACCGCATGCCAACCACGACTACCCTGGTACACCACAG GTGAATGGCAGTCCGGAAAACAAAGCAATGACGCCACAGAAGCCGGTCAACTTGCTGCCCGAGGTGCCGAGCCAGACCTCCCGCAAGCTCTCCGACAAAGAACTACACGACTGCGATGTTATTG GTGGACGGAGCGACACAACAAACCAAAATTCTAACACAAAGACCACAGAAAACATCCGCATGATGCATTTGAGCAATATGGGTGACTTAGTGG AGCGGCTGATAAAGTCGTACTTCTACATAGTACGCAAGTCGATCAAGGACACGGTACCGAAGGCTGTGATGCACTTCCTCGTGAACTACGTGAAGGACAACCTGCAGTCCGAGCTCGTCACACACCTCTACAAGTCGGACCAGGCCGACAATCTGCTCAACGAGTCCGAACACATCGCGCATCGGAGGAAGGAAGCGGCCGATATGCTCAAG GCTCTGCAGCGCGCCGGTCAAATCATAAGCGAAATCCGCGAAACCCACATGTGGTGA
- the Drp1 gene encoding dynamin-1-like protein isoform X6 yields MEALIPVINKLQDVFNTVGADAIQLPQIVVLGTQSSGKSSVIESLVGRSFLPRGPGIVTRRPLILQLVYSPKDSKEHRSAEEVYRNQETGSVSWNPLVQLLPKGTVSLEEWAKFLHTKERIYSNFDEIRQEIERETDRMAGSNKGISPEAINLKIFSTRVVNLTLVDLPGITKVPIGDQPEDIENQIRNLIIKYIANPNSIILAVTAANTDMATSEAIKMAKEVDPDGRRTLAVVTKLDLMDAGTDAIDILCGRVIPVKLGIIGVVNRSQQDIIDRKTITDALKDEATYLQRKYPTIASRNGTPYLAKTLNRLLMHHIRDCLPELKVRVNVMISQFQSLLNSYGEDVSDTSQTLLQIITKFASAYCSTIEGTSRNIETTELCGGARICYIFHETFGRTLDSIHPLVGLTRMDILTAIRNATGPRPALFVPEVSFELLVKRQIRRLEDPSLRCVELVHEEMQRIVQHCGTEVQQEMQRFPRLHQRIVDVVTLLLRTRLPATNSMVENLVAIELAYINTKHPDFRSEAALVSALLKSDGLVDDHGSMYRQKNPRPTSTPHVPAITDGQDKSPPHANHDYPGTPQVNGSPENKAMTPQKPVNLLPEVPSQTSRKLSDKELHDCDVIGGRSDTTNQNSNTKTTENIRMMHLSNMGDLVERLIKSYFYIVRKSIKDTVPKAVMHFLVNYVKDNLQSELVTHLYKSDQADNLLNESEHIAHRRKEAADMLKALQRAGQIISEIRETHMW; encoded by the exons atGGAAGCACTTATTCCAGTTATTAACAAGCTTCAAGACGTTTTCAACACCGTAGGAGCTGATGCCATCCAATTACCTCAAATTGTTGTACTGGGGACTCAG AGTTCAGGCAAAAGTTCAGTAATAGAGAGCCTTGTTGGGCGTTCCTTCTTACCTCGGGGTCCAGGCATTGTTACACGCCGTCCACTCATCCTGCAACTGGTGTACAGTCCAAAAGACAGCAAAGAACATCGCTCAGCAGAAGAAG TATATAGAAACCAGGAAACAGGAAGTGTATCATGGAATCCATTAGTCCAACTTTTACCCAAAG GAACTGTAAGTTTGGAAGAATGGGCCAAATTTCTGCATACAAAGGAAAGGATCTATTCGAATTTCGACGAAATTCGGCAAGAGATAGAGAGGGAGACGGACCGTATGGCCGGCAGCAACAAGGGAATAAGCCCAGAAGCAATCAATCTCAAGATTTTTTCTACCAGGGTTGTCAATTTGACACTTGTAGACCTGCCTGGAATTACAAAG GTGCCTATAGGAGATCAACCAGAAGACATAGAGAACCAAATTAGGAATCTTATAATCAAATATATTGCCAACCCTAATTCAATAATACTGGCAGTCACTGCGGCTAACACAGACATGGCCACCAGTGAAGCCATCAAAATGGCCAAGGAGGTTGATCCTGATGGAAGGAGAACATTGGCTGTGGTTACCAAGCTTGATCTCATGGATgctg gaACTGATGCAATCGACATTCTGTGTGGACGCGTGATCCCGGTCAAACTGGGAATCATTGGCGTCGTAAATCGGTCGCAGCAAGACATCATAGACAGAAAAACTATCACG GATGCCCTCAAAGATGAAGCTACGTACCTCCAAAGGAAGTATCCAACGATAGCGTCACGTAACGGCACACCTTACTTGGCGAAGACCCTAAACCGGCTTTTAATGCACCATATAAGGGACTGTCTGCCGGAACTAAAG GTGCGCGTCAACGTAATGATATCACAGTTCCAATCATTACTCAATTCGTACGGCGAAGACGTATCGGACACGTCTCAGACGCTGCTACAAATCATCACGAAGTTCGCCAGCGCGTACTGCTCCACCATAGAAGGCACGTCGAGGAATATTGAAACCACAGAGTTGTGTGGCGGCGCTAGAATATGCTACATATTCCACGAAACCTTCGGACGGACATTGGACTCTATACATCCTTTAGTAG GTTTGACGCGCATGGATATTCTGACTGCAATAAGAAACGCGACCGGCCCAAGACCGGCGCTATTTGTTCCCGAGGTTTCATTTGAGCTGTTGGTCAAACGGCAGATCAGAAGACTGGAGGATCCTTCCTTACGCTGTGTGGAGCTG GTTCACGAGGAGATGCAGCGCATCGTGCAGCACTGCGGCACGGAGGTGCAGCAGGAGATGCAGCGCTTCCCGCGCCTGCACCAGCGCATCGTGGACGTGGTCACGTTGCTGCTGCGCACGCGCCTGCCCGCCACTAACTCCATG gtTGAAAACCTAGTAGCCATCGAGCTAGCGTACATAAACACGAAACATCCGGACTTCCGGAGCGAAGCTGCTTTGGTCTCCGCCCTCCTGAAGAGCGACGGTCTGGTCGACGACCACGGTTCGATGTACCGCCAGAAGAACCCACGCCCCACTTCCACTCCG CACGTGCCGGCCATCACGGACGGGCAGGACAAGTCGCCACCGCATGCCAACCACGACTACCCTGGTACACCACAG GTGAATGGCAGTCCGGAAAACAAAGCAATGACGCCACAGAAGCCGGTCAACTTGCTGCCCGAGGTGCCGAGCCAGACCTCCCGCAAGCTCTCCGACAAAGAACTACACGACTGCGATGTTATTG GTGGACGGAGCGACACAACAAACCAAAATTCTAACACAAAGACCACAGAAAACATCCGCATGATGCATTTGAGCAATATGGGTGACTTAGTGG AGCGGCTGATAAAGTCGTACTTCTACATAGTACGCAAGTCGATCAAGGACACGGTACCGAAGGCTGTGATGCACTTCCTCGTGAACTACGTGAAGGACAACCTGCAGTCCGAGCTCGTCACACACCTCTACAAGTCGGACCAGGCCGACAATCTGCTCAACGAGTCCGAACACATCGCGCATCGGAGGAAGGAAGCGGCCGATATGCTCAAG GCTCTGCAGCGCGCCGGTCAAATCATAAGCGAAATCCGCGAAACCCACATGTGGTGA
- the Drp1 gene encoding dynamin-1-like protein isoform X5: MEALIPVINKLQDVFNTVGADAIQLPQIVVLGTQSSGKSSVIESLVGRSFLPRGPGIVTRRPLILQLVYSPKDSKEHRSAEEGTVSLEEWAKFLHTKERIYSNFDEIRQEIERETDRMAGSNKGISPEAINLKIFSTRVVNLTLVDLPGITKVPIGDQPEDIENQIRNLIIKYIANPNSIILAVTAANTDMATSEAIKMAKEVDPDGRRTLAVVTKLDLMDAGTDAIDILCGRVIPVKLGIIGVVNRSQQDIIDRKTITDALKDEATYLQRKYPTIASRNGTPYLAKTLNRLLMHHIRDCLPELKVRVNVMISQFQSLLNSYGEDVSDTSQTLLQIITKFASAYCSTIEGTSRNIETTELCGGARICYIFHETFGRTLDSIHPLVGLTRMDILTAIRNATGPRPALFVPEVSFELLVKRQIRRLEDPSLRCVELVHEEMQRIVQHCGTEVQQEMQRFPRLHQRIVDVVTLLLRTRLPATNSMVENLVAIELAYINTKHPDFRSEAALVSALLKSDGLVDDHGSMYRQKNPRPTSTPLFLRQMGERGSILVFLAKLLDCGQHVPAITDGQDKSPPHANHDYPGTPQVNGSPENKAMTPQKPVNLLPEVPSQTSRKLSDKELHDCDVIGGRSDTTNQNSNTKTTENIRMMHLSNMGDLVERLIKSYFYIVRKSIKDTVPKAVMHFLVNYVKDNLQSELVTHLYKSDQADNLLNESEHIAHRRKEAADMLKALQRAGQIISEIRETHMW, encoded by the exons atGGAAGCACTTATTCCAGTTATTAACAAGCTTCAAGACGTTTTCAACACCGTAGGAGCTGATGCCATCCAATTACCTCAAATTGTTGTACTGGGGACTCAG AGTTCAGGCAAAAGTTCAGTAATAGAGAGCCTTGTTGGGCGTTCCTTCTTACCTCGGGGTCCAGGCATTGTTACACGCCGTCCACTCATCCTGCAACTGGTGTACAGTCCAAAAGACAGCAAAGAACATCGCTCAGCAGAAGAAG GAACTGTAAGTTTGGAAGAATGGGCCAAATTTCTGCATACAAAGGAAAGGATCTATTCGAATTTCGACGAAATTCGGCAAGAGATAGAGAGGGAGACGGACCGTATGGCCGGCAGCAACAAGGGAATAAGCCCAGAAGCAATCAATCTCAAGATTTTTTCTACCAGGGTTGTCAATTTGACACTTGTAGACCTGCCTGGAATTACAAAG GTGCCTATAGGAGATCAACCAGAAGACATAGAGAACCAAATTAGGAATCTTATAATCAAATATATTGCCAACCCTAATTCAATAATACTGGCAGTCACTGCGGCTAACACAGACATGGCCACCAGTGAAGCCATCAAAATGGCCAAGGAGGTTGATCCTGATGGAAGGAGAACATTGGCTGTGGTTACCAAGCTTGATCTCATGGATgctg gaACTGATGCAATCGACATTCTGTGTGGACGCGTGATCCCGGTCAAACTGGGAATCATTGGCGTCGTAAATCGGTCGCAGCAAGACATCATAGACAGAAAAACTATCACG GATGCCCTCAAAGATGAAGCTACGTACCTCCAAAGGAAGTATCCAACGATAGCGTCACGTAACGGCACACCTTACTTGGCGAAGACCCTAAACCGGCTTTTAATGCACCATATAAGGGACTGTCTGCCGGAACTAAAG GTGCGCGTCAACGTAATGATATCACAGTTCCAATCATTACTCAATTCGTACGGCGAAGACGTATCGGACACGTCTCAGACGCTGCTACAAATCATCACGAAGTTCGCCAGCGCGTACTGCTCCACCATAGAAGGCACGTCGAGGAATATTGAAACCACAGAGTTGTGTGGCGGCGCTAGAATATGCTACATATTCCACGAAACCTTCGGACGGACATTGGACTCTATACATCCTTTAGTAG GTTTGACGCGCATGGATATTCTGACTGCAATAAGAAACGCGACCGGCCCAAGACCGGCGCTATTTGTTCCCGAGGTTTCATTTGAGCTGTTGGTCAAACGGCAGATCAGAAGACTGGAGGATCCTTCCTTACGCTGTGTGGAGCTG GTTCACGAGGAGATGCAGCGCATCGTGCAGCACTGCGGCACGGAGGTGCAGCAGGAGATGCAGCGCTTCCCGCGCCTGCACCAGCGCATCGTGGACGTGGTCACGTTGCTGCTGCGCACGCGCCTGCCCGCCACTAACTCCATG gtTGAAAACCTAGTAGCCATCGAGCTAGCGTACATAAACACGAAACATCCGGACTTCCGGAGCGAAGCTGCTTTGGTCTCCGCCCTCCTGAAGAGCGACGGTCTGGTCGACGACCACGGTTCGATGTACCGCCAGAAGAACCCACGCCCCACTTCCACTCCG CTATTCCTTCGCCAAATGGGTGAAAGAGGGTCCATACTGGTATTCTTGGCAAAGCTACTGGATTGCGGTCAG CACGTGCCGGCCATCACGGACGGGCAGGACAAGTCGCCACCGCATGCCAACCACGACTACCCTGGTACACCACAG GTGAATGGCAGTCCGGAAAACAAAGCAATGACGCCACAGAAGCCGGTCAACTTGCTGCCCGAGGTGCCGAGCCAGACCTCCCGCAAGCTCTCCGACAAAGAACTACACGACTGCGATGTTATTG GTGGACGGAGCGACACAACAAACCAAAATTCTAACACAAAGACCACAGAAAACATCCGCATGATGCATTTGAGCAATATGGGTGACTTAGTGG AGCGGCTGATAAAGTCGTACTTCTACATAGTACGCAAGTCGATCAAGGACACGGTACCGAAGGCTGTGATGCACTTCCTCGTGAACTACGTGAAGGACAACCTGCAGTCCGAGCTCGTCACACACCTCTACAAGTCGGACCAGGCCGACAATCTGCTCAACGAGTCCGAACACATCGCGCATCGGAGGAAGGAAGCGGCCGATATGCTCAAG GCTCTGCAGCGCGCCGGTCAAATCATAAGCGAAATCCGCGAAACCCACATGTGGTGA
- the Drp1 gene encoding dynamin-1-like protein isoform X11, translating to MEALIPVINKLQDVFNTVGADAIQLPQIVVLGTQSSGKSSVIESLVGRSFLPRGPGIVTRRPLILQLVYSPKDSKEHRSAEEGTVSLEEWAKFLHTKERIYSNFDEIRQEIERETDRMAGSNKGISPEAINLKIFSTRVVNLTLVDLPGITKVPIGDQPEDIENQIRNLIIKYIANPNSIILAVTAANTDMATSEAIKMAKEVDPDGRRTLAVVTKLDLMDAGTDAIDILCGRVIPVKLGIIGVVNRSQQDIIDRKTITDALKDEATYLQRKYPTIASRNGTPYLAKTLNRLLMHHIRDCLPELKVRVNVMISQFQSLLNSYGEDVSDTSQTLLQIITKFASAYCSTIEGTSRNIETTELCGGARICYIFHETFGRTLDSIHPLVGLTRMDILTAIRNATGPRPALFVPEVSFELLVKRQIRRLEDPSLRCVELVHEEMQRIVQHCGTEVQQEMQRFPRLHQRIVDVVTLLLRTRLPATNSMVENLVAIELAYINTKHPDFRSEAALVSALLKSDGLVDDHGSMYRQKNPRPTSTPVSTVLRVNGSPENKAMTPQKPVNLLPEVPSQTSRKLSDKELHDCDVIGGRSDTTNQNSNTKTTENIRMMHLSNMGDLVERLIKSYFYIVRKSIKDTVPKAVMHFLVNYVKDNLQSELVTHLYKSDQADNLLNESEHIAHRRKEAADMLKALQRAGQIISEIRETHMW from the exons atGGAAGCACTTATTCCAGTTATTAACAAGCTTCAAGACGTTTTCAACACCGTAGGAGCTGATGCCATCCAATTACCTCAAATTGTTGTACTGGGGACTCAG AGTTCAGGCAAAAGTTCAGTAATAGAGAGCCTTGTTGGGCGTTCCTTCTTACCTCGGGGTCCAGGCATTGTTACACGCCGTCCACTCATCCTGCAACTGGTGTACAGTCCAAAAGACAGCAAAGAACATCGCTCAGCAGAAGAAG GAACTGTAAGTTTGGAAGAATGGGCCAAATTTCTGCATACAAAGGAAAGGATCTATTCGAATTTCGACGAAATTCGGCAAGAGATAGAGAGGGAGACGGACCGTATGGCCGGCAGCAACAAGGGAATAAGCCCAGAAGCAATCAATCTCAAGATTTTTTCTACCAGGGTTGTCAATTTGACACTTGTAGACCTGCCTGGAATTACAAAG GTGCCTATAGGAGATCAACCAGAAGACATAGAGAACCAAATTAGGAATCTTATAATCAAATATATTGCCAACCCTAATTCAATAATACTGGCAGTCACTGCGGCTAACACAGACATGGCCACCAGTGAAGCCATCAAAATGGCCAAGGAGGTTGATCCTGATGGAAGGAGAACATTGGCTGTGGTTACCAAGCTTGATCTCATGGATgctg gaACTGATGCAATCGACATTCTGTGTGGACGCGTGATCCCGGTCAAACTGGGAATCATTGGCGTCGTAAATCGGTCGCAGCAAGACATCATAGACAGAAAAACTATCACG GATGCCCTCAAAGATGAAGCTACGTACCTCCAAAGGAAGTATCCAACGATAGCGTCACGTAACGGCACACCTTACTTGGCGAAGACCCTAAACCGGCTTTTAATGCACCATATAAGGGACTGTCTGCCGGAACTAAAG GTGCGCGTCAACGTAATGATATCACAGTTCCAATCATTACTCAATTCGTACGGCGAAGACGTATCGGACACGTCTCAGACGCTGCTACAAATCATCACGAAGTTCGCCAGCGCGTACTGCTCCACCATAGAAGGCACGTCGAGGAATATTGAAACCACAGAGTTGTGTGGCGGCGCTAGAATATGCTACATATTCCACGAAACCTTCGGACGGACATTGGACTCTATACATCCTTTAGTAG GTTTGACGCGCATGGATATTCTGACTGCAATAAGAAACGCGACCGGCCCAAGACCGGCGCTATTTGTTCCCGAGGTTTCATTTGAGCTGTTGGTCAAACGGCAGATCAGAAGACTGGAGGATCCTTCCTTACGCTGTGTGGAGCTG GTTCACGAGGAGATGCAGCGCATCGTGCAGCACTGCGGCACGGAGGTGCAGCAGGAGATGCAGCGCTTCCCGCGCCTGCACCAGCGCATCGTGGACGTGGTCACGTTGCTGCTGCGCACGCGCCTGCCCGCCACTAACTCCATG gtTGAAAACCTAGTAGCCATCGAGCTAGCGTACATAAACACGAAACATCCGGACTTCCGGAGCGAAGCTGCTTTGGTCTCCGCCCTCCTGAAGAGCGACGGTCTGGTCGACGACCACGGTTCGATGTACCGCCAGAAGAACCCACGCCCCACTTCCACTCCGGTATCCACCGTTCTAAGA GTGAATGGCAGTCCGGAAAACAAAGCAATGACGCCACAGAAGCCGGTCAACTTGCTGCCCGAGGTGCCGAGCCAGACCTCCCGCAAGCTCTCCGACAAAGAACTACACGACTGCGATGTTATTG GTGGACGGAGCGACACAACAAACCAAAATTCTAACACAAAGACCACAGAAAACATCCGCATGATGCATTTGAGCAATATGGGTGACTTAGTGG AGCGGCTGATAAAGTCGTACTTCTACATAGTACGCAAGTCGATCAAGGACACGGTACCGAAGGCTGTGATGCACTTCCTCGTGAACTACGTGAAGGACAACCTGCAGTCCGAGCTCGTCACACACCTCTACAAGTCGGACCAGGCCGACAATCTGCTCAACGAGTCCGAACACATCGCGCATCGGAGGAAGGAAGCGGCCGATATGCTCAAG GCTCTGCAGCGCGCCGGTCAAATCATAAGCGAAATCCGCGAAACCCACATGTGGTGA